In the Chryseobacterium sp. MYb264 genome, one interval contains:
- a CDS encoding ABC transporter ATP-binding protein → MLKITNLHKKYNDFTALQSLNLEVGKGEIYALLGQNGAGKSTTINILLGLIKATSGDAFINGISVKDHPQEIKKHLAYIPETVLLYPNLSGIENLDFFSQIAGFNYSKDELSAFLKRTGLQEAAHHKELGGYSKGMRQKVGIAIALAKDAKVLLLDEPTSGLDPIATAEFTEIVRQFGKEGRTVFMATHDIFNAVSVATDIGIMKQGELVQNLPSKAFTAEELQELYLKTI, encoded by the coding sequence ATGCTAAAAATTACGAATCTACATAAAAAATACAATGACTTCACAGCACTTCAATCTTTGAATCTGGAAGTCGGAAAAGGTGAAATTTATGCTTTGCTTGGGCAAAATGGTGCCGGGAAAAGTACCACGATCAATATCCTGTTGGGTCTTATTAAAGCCACTTCCGGAGATGCTTTTATCAACGGAATTTCTGTAAAAGATCATCCTCAGGAAATAAAGAAACATCTGGCTTATATTCCGGAGACGGTCTTATTATATCCCAATCTCAGCGGGATCGAAAATCTGGATTTCTTTTCGCAGATTGCTGGATTTAATTATTCTAAAGATGAGTTATCTGCTTTTTTAAAGAGAACAGGGCTTCAGGAAGCTGCTCATCATAAAGAATTGGGAGGCTATTCTAAGGGGATGCGCCAAAAAGTTGGAATTGCCATTGCGCTCGCAAAAGACGCCAAAGTACTTTTATTGGATGAGCCAACCAGCGGATTGGATCCTATTGCGACCGCTGAATTTACAGAAATCGTTCGTCAGTTTGGAAAAGAAGGCAGAACTGTCTTTATGGCGACCCATGATATTTTCAATGCGGTAAGTGTGGCGACCGATATCGGAATTATGAAGCAGGGAGAATTGGTGCAAAATTTACCGTCGAAAGCATTTACTGCTGAAGAATTGCAGGAATTGTATCTCAAGACCATTTAA
- a CDS encoding TonB-dependent siderophore receptor: MTTSYCYNLGIIQFISNKRSRLSVAGLIFSSSFFYAQQTEKDSTETTIQTVEIIGRKSKDYTSDYSFAATKIAMKNKDLPLTLNTVTKELMNDRQAFQLGDVMKNVSGVSPSSYYNQYNIRGISQNEEGQIINGLRTRQYYFLQPMTSNIERVEVFKGPASITMSSVDPGGTINMVTKKPLANDRHEVSFSGGSFDTYRATTDLTGPLNKSKTLLYRFNGAYQNAKSFRDHVNNNGFLLSPSITYIPNEKTSVNVELIYNDLYGNLDRGQPIFGAVAGKTDLNSTPKSLNLGSPNDYFKTKELIIMGAFAHHFSKQISFNASYMKQFWRENLEEHRTTNAFAPDIDNQPISSLAMMQFIQRKQKWEVDNVNAYFNFNFKTGSVEHQTLVGYDAQIWEKHDGGQQNAARGFMLKDGSAVSSYNPALASQYETINYNGITLPKPNVSPFDLTPGAQNYQGRDFSVMNIMTALPSALTTTHAAYIQHLFTWKKFKVLSGIRQEWFRDITHFNKLNESSFNNSKLLYRLGITYSITDHINLYGTYLTGYQPQSNTVTLMPNTRSFTGSESAARFKPLTSDLKEFGIKGRLFGKFSVSMAVYEINQRNILINANNPAEPDELVQRGADRSRGFEAEFTGYILPQWHIYGGYSYIDATIVNDTNPELIGKRKENTSKNSINLWTRYNFSNINALRNLGVGVGMLYQSSKVPWFTRSFELPAYATLDAALYYQFFKSKFQLSVNVNNITNTSYWIGAQNYLRLFPGTPRNYLITAAYKF; encoded by the coding sequence ATGACAACCAGTTATTGTTATAATTTGGGAATAATTCAGTTTATATCCAATAAAAGATCCAGGCTTTCTGTGGCCGGACTTATTTTTTCATCTTCGTTTTTTTATGCACAACAAACGGAAAAAGATTCCACTGAAACAACGATCCAAACCGTTGAAATTATCGGCCGTAAATCCAAAGATTATACATCAGATTATTCTTTTGCCGCTACCAAAATAGCCATGAAGAATAAAGATCTTCCTCTAACGCTGAACACCGTTACCAAAGAGCTGATGAATGACCGACAGGCATTTCAGCTGGGTGATGTGATGAAAAATGTGAGTGGTGTTTCGCCTTCAAGCTATTATAATCAGTATAATATTCGGGGAATCAGTCAAAATGAAGAAGGGCAGATTATCAATGGTTTAAGAACGAGGCAGTATTATTTCCTACAGCCCATGACTTCCAATATTGAGCGTGTTGAGGTTTTTAAAGGTCCGGCTAGCATTACGATGTCGAGTGTTGATCCGGGAGGAACGATCAATATGGTGACTAAAAAGCCGTTGGCTAATGACCGCCATGAAGTAAGTTTTTCGGGCGGAAGTTTTGATACCTATCGCGCAACAACGGATCTTACAGGCCCTTTAAATAAAAGTAAAACTTTATTGTACCGCTTTAACGGAGCGTATCAAAATGCAAAATCTTTCCGGGATCATGTCAATAACAATGGTTTTTTACTATCGCCATCCATCACCTATATTCCTAATGAAAAAACCTCTGTAAATGTTGAACTGATTTATAATGATCTTTATGGAAATCTGGATCGTGGACAGCCTATTTTCGGAGCCGTAGCAGGAAAAACAGATCTTAACAGCACGCCAAAAAGTCTGAATTTAGGCTCCCCTAATGACTATTTTAAAACAAAAGAACTGATTATAATGGGGGCTTTTGCCCATCATTTCAGCAAGCAGATTAGTTTCAATGCTTCTTATATGAAACAGTTTTGGCGTGAAAATCTTGAGGAACACCGCACCACAAATGCCTTCGCCCCTGATATTGATAATCAGCCGATTTCAAGTCTTGCGATGATGCAGTTTATTCAGCGAAAGCAGAAATGGGAGGTGGATAATGTAAATGCCTATTTCAATTTTAATTTTAAAACGGGATCGGTAGAACATCAGACTTTAGTGGGCTATGACGCCCAAATCTGGGAAAAGCATGATGGCGGACAGCAAAATGCAGCCAGAGGATTTATGCTGAAAGACGGCTCGGCGGTTTCTTCTTATAATCCGGCATTGGCCAGTCAGTATGAGACGATTAATTATAACGGAATTACATTGCCAAAACCCAATGTTTCTCCTTTTGATCTCACTCCCGGAGCCCAGAATTATCAGGGACGGGATTTTTCTGTCATGAATATAATGACGGCTTTGCCTTCTGCGCTTACAACCACTCATGCAGCGTATATTCAGCATCTTTTTACATGGAAAAAATTCAAAGTATTGTCTGGAATTCGTCAGGAATGGTTTCGTGATATCACTCATTTTAATAAACTGAATGAAAGTTCATTCAATAATTCCAAGCTGCTTTACCGATTAGGAATTACCTACAGCATTACCGATCATATTAATCTTTACGGAACTTATCTTACAGGATATCAGCCACAATCGAATACGGTCACATTGATGCCGAACACCAGAAGCTTTACAGGTTCCGAATCTGCGGCGAGATTTAAGCCCTTAACGTCAGATTTAAAAGAGTTTGGGATTAAAGGGCGCTTGTTTGGTAAATTTTCGGTGAGTATGGCGGTATACGAAATCAATCAGAGGAATATTTTAATTAATGCCAATAACCCTGCTGAACCTGATGAATTGGTACAGCGCGGAGCCGACAGAAGTCGAGGTTTTGAGGCTGAATTTACAGGCTATATTCTCCCGCAATGGCATATCTACGGTGGCTACAGCTATATCGATGCTACAATTGTAAATGATACTAATCCTGAATTAATAGGGAAGAGGAAAGAGAATACATCCAAGAACTCAATCAATCTGTGGACTCGGTATAATTTCTCAAATATCAATGCGCTGAGAAACCTGGGAGTCGGCGTGGGAATGTTGTATCAAAGCTCAAAAGTGCCTTGGTTTACCAGAAGTTTCGAACTTCCGGCGTATGCCACACTGGACGCGGCACTTTACTATCAATTTTTTAAATCTAAATTTCAATTATCTGTTAATGTGAATAATATCACCAATACCTCTTATTGGATCGGTGCGCAGAATTACCTGAGATTGTTTCCGGGTACTCCGAGAAATTATTTAATAACAGCTGCTTATAAATTTTAA
- a CDS encoding bacteriocin-like protein, with product MKNLKKISRQRLIAINGGIEGCVQNCFAGYRKCCTRGVPYYCAPVGEVCRSAGDPGNPI from the coding sequence ATGAAAAATTTGAAAAAAATTTCCAGACAAAGACTGATTGCCATCAATGGTGGAATTGAAGGATGTGTTCAAAATTGTTTTGCAGGATACCGAAAATGCTGTACCCGCGGAGTGCCATACTATTGTGCTCCTGTTGGTGAAGTTTGCAGATCGGCAGGAGATCCTGGTAATCCAATTTAA
- a CDS encoding ABC transporter permease, which yields MAESSLSLIIRKTRQDLMRGKQNLLITITVLLFCMISIGIGFTKFREMNLQIQEYRKEVREQWEHRPAKHPHRMAHYGYLVFRMGHPLSIFDNGLDDYLGNVIFLEAHKQNSANLSEAGSSGILVRFGAFSSAFILQCLVPLIILFLGFGLVAKEREDATLKILNTQGASGRTVIWGKVLGLWQFSLLFLLPVLPVVFMTAVISEAVIWTDILFRILAILPGYMVYYFFISSLTVWVSANSRTASSALVSLIGCWLVLMIFLPKGIQFAAQNFYPTPSRIAFETMLEKDILKAGDSHNPDDPHFKKIKDSLLAHYKVSTTNELPFNYSGFVMKEGEKISSQIYGKHQNELEEAYQKQQSFSDISSFIDPLIAVKNFSMIASGTDFYSYTEFQKQAEGYRYQMAQKLNDLQIEKISNIKPEKGGPPAVIDGDNWKKFPDFAYQYTSFSKSISEQWIPVVALLFWLVVCIFMIEMAGRNLKLI from the coding sequence ATGGCTGAATCATCTTTATCCCTCATCATCAGGAAAACACGGCAGGATCTGATGAGAGGAAAGCAAAACCTGCTGATCACCATTACCGTTCTGCTATTCTGTATGATAAGCATCGGGATTGGATTTACAAAATTCAGGGAGATGAATTTACAGATTCAGGAATATCGCAAGGAAGTTCGTGAGCAGTGGGAGCACAGACCTGCCAAACATCCGCACAGAATGGCTCATTACGGATACCTGGTCTTTAGAATGGGACATCCGCTGAGTATTTTCGATAACGGGCTGGATGATTATTTGGGAAATGTCATCTTTCTTGAAGCTCACAAACAAAATTCAGCCAACCTTTCTGAAGCGGGAAGCTCCGGAATTTTGGTGCGTTTCGGGGCTTTTAGCAGTGCTTTTATTCTGCAATGTCTGGTCCCGCTTATTATTTTATTTTTAGGTTTCGGGCTTGTGGCAAAGGAAAGAGAGGATGCCACATTGAAAATCCTGAATACTCAGGGAGCTTCCGGCAGAACGGTCATCTGGGGAAAGGTCTTGGGACTCTGGCAATTTTCACTATTGTTTTTACTTCCGGTTTTACCTGTAGTTTTCATGACAGCCGTGATTTCAGAAGCGGTGATATGGACGGATATTTTGTTCAGAATATTGGCGATTCTTCCGGGTTATATGGTTTATTATTTTTTTATTTCGAGCCTGACGGTCTGGGTTTCCGCCAATTCAAGAACGGCTTCATCAGCATTGGTGAGCCTTATCGGATGCTGGCTGGTTTTGATGATATTTTTACCTAAAGGGATTCAGTTTGCCGCACAGAATTTTTATCCTACACCTTCGAGAATTGCCTTTGAAACCATGTTGGAGAAAGATATTCTGAAAGCAGGCGACAGTCACAATCCTGACGATCCTCACTTTAAAAAGATAAAAGATTCACTATTGGCTCATTATAAGGTAAGTACAACCAACGAATTGCCATTTAATTACAGTGGTTTTGTAATGAAAGAAGGTGAAAAAATAAGTTCACAGATTTATGGTAAGCATCAAAATGAATTGGAAGAAGCCTATCAGAAACAACAATCTTTTTCAGATATCAGTTCTTTCATTGATCCTTTAATAGCGGTTAAAAATTTTTCTATGATTGCCTCAGGAACGGATTTTTATTCTTATACCGAATTTCAGAAGCAGGCAGAGGGGTATCGTTATCAGATGGCCCAGAAGCTTAATGATCTTCAGATCGAAAAGATAAGCAATATAAAACCCGAAAAAGGAGGTCCACCCGCCGTTATTGACGGTGATAACTGGAAAAAATTTCCTGATTTCGCCTATCAGTATACTTCATTTTCAAAAAGTATCTCCGAACAGTGGATTCCTGTTGTGGCACTTTTATTTTGGCTGGTGGTATGTATTTTTATGATTGAAATGGCGGGTAGAAACTTAAAATTAATTTAA
- a CDS encoding IS5 family transposase: MLGKIREDLQQNLFKTRLTELINMEHPVVKLAGEISWDKMESEFEKLFSENGRPSIAIRKIAGMLLLKEMFKESDESVIERWIENAYWQYFTGETFFQTEQPFDPSNFVHFRKRIGDKGLEFLLGQSVSLHPKAKTEDEVQVDTTVQEKNITFPTDAKLAKKVIDNCRKIAEKESVVQRQSYRRVSKQLLRDAFFGHHPRRQKKAKMARKKLRTIGKRVLRELERKLPKDVLKGYEDVFKIYLKALTQERTTKDKIYSLHEPQVACIAKGKSGKAYEFGTKVAVVRGRKTGIISSVKRFSGNPHDSKTLEESLAQSERVRKSVGGTRPTKATTDRGFKGIKEVEGTAILLPAKKEKTKYGQQVARLRFRARAAIEPCISHLKRNHSLGLNFLKGVAGDINNALLAGIGYNLKMRLNQIKQQILLWLELVLRIFLGKYNFQSQKTAF; this comes from the coding sequence ATGTTAGGCAAAATAAGAGAGGATTTACAGCAGAATTTATTCAAGACCAGGCTTACGGAGCTTATTAATATGGAGCATCCGGTGGTAAAATTAGCTGGGGAGATTTCCTGGGATAAAATGGAGTCAGAGTTTGAGAAATTATTTTCAGAAAACGGAAGACCTTCTATTGCTATCCGTAAAATAGCAGGAATGCTTTTGCTCAAGGAAATGTTTAAAGAAAGTGATGAAAGTGTAATAGAGAGATGGATTGAGAATGCGTATTGGCAATATTTTACCGGAGAAACCTTTTTCCAGACAGAGCAGCCTTTCGATCCGAGCAATTTTGTACACTTCAGAAAAAGAATTGGAGATAAGGGTTTGGAATTTCTTTTGGGACAAAGCGTTTCTCTCCATCCCAAAGCCAAAACAGAAGATGAAGTTCAGGTAGATACGACGGTTCAGGAGAAGAACATTACCTTTCCTACCGATGCCAAATTAGCAAAAAAAGTAATCGACAATTGTAGAAAAATAGCAGAAAAAGAGAGCGTTGTACAAAGACAAAGCTACAGAAGAGTGAGCAAACAATTATTGCGGGACGCTTTTTTTGGACATCATCCCAGAAGACAGAAGAAGGCAAAAATGGCGAGGAAAAAGCTCAGGACGATTGGTAAAAGAGTTCTTCGGGAATTGGAAAGAAAACTTCCTAAAGATGTTTTGAAAGGCTACGAAGACGTTTTTAAAATTTACCTTAAAGCACTCACCCAAGAACGTACCACGAAAGATAAAATTTACAGTCTTCACGAGCCACAAGTTGCGTGTATTGCGAAAGGAAAATCGGGAAAAGCATACGAGTTTGGGACAAAAGTAGCAGTAGTAAGAGGTCGGAAAACAGGGATCATCAGCTCGGTAAAGAGATTTTCTGGCAATCCTCACGATAGTAAAACTCTTGAAGAATCATTGGCACAGAGTGAGAGGGTAAGAAAATCCGTTGGCGGAACAAGACCTACGAAAGCCACTACAGACAGAGGATTTAAAGGAATCAAAGAAGTGGAAGGAACAGCAATTTTGCTTCCCGCAAAAAAAGAAAAAACAAAATATGGGCAACAAGTAGCCAGATTAAGATTCCGGGCAAGAGCAGCCATAGAACCTTGTATCTCTCATTTAAAAAGAAACCACTCCTTAGGATTAAACTTCCTGAAAGGAGTGGCTGGAGATATTAATAATGCATTATTAGCAGGGATTGGATACAATTTGAAGATGAGATTGAATCAAATCAAACAACAAATTCTTCTTTGGCTCGAACTTGTTCTCCGAATCTTTTTAGGCAAATATAATTTTCAAAGTCAAAAAACAGCTTTTTAA
- a CDS encoding NAD(P)-dependent oxidoreductase: MKAKSVIGLLFPGDMGLAIGNVLLNNNFEVITAGKGRSAKTLQNIENSQIKDVGSLSFVVEQSDIILSVNSPNSSVHIAEQITELMSDEKRGQIYVDLNSNTPQSVKQIEELIHSKNGIFINGAVMGVAKSVGNDAVMVVSGRERGLLMNVFDGIFKLKDAGEKIESASAYKLLFSMVNKGINAVFFEAMMGASHYGILEEMNESLQVFLPGTYADLQKMTPTYPDHIARRIDEMKGLSEMQELDDLSNHISLATAKTFQIIDQKKIFLNETPKDVKDTFLLFRNGEF, encoded by the coding sequence ATGAAAGCAAAATCAGTGATAGGATTATTATTCCCCGGAGATATGGGATTGGCGATTGGAAATGTGCTGTTGAACAATAATTTTGAGGTGATTACCGCTGGCAAAGGGAGATCTGCGAAGACACTGCAAAATATCGAAAACTCTCAGATAAAAGATGTTGGATCTCTATCGTTTGTGGTGGAGCAAAGTGATATCATTCTGTCTGTGAATAGTCCTAACAGCAGTGTTCACATCGCTGAACAGATTACCGAGTTGATGTCAGATGAAAAAAGAGGTCAGATCTATGTGGATCTTAATTCCAATACCCCACAATCGGTGAAGCAAATTGAAGAACTCATTCATTCTAAAAATGGAATCTTCATCAATGGAGCTGTCATGGGAGTTGCAAAAAGTGTGGGAAATGATGCGGTGATGGTTGTTAGCGGAAGAGAAAGAGGTTTGCTGATGAATGTCTTCGACGGAATATTTAAACTAAAAGATGCCGGAGAAAAAATTGAGTCTGCTTCGGCGTATAAATTACTTTTTTCGATGGTGAATAAGGGGATCAATGCAGTTTTCTTTGAAGCCATGATGGGCGCTTCCCATTACGGTATTTTGGAGGAGATGAATGAAAGCCTGCAGGTTTTTTTACCGGGAACCTATGCTGATCTGCAAAAAATGACGCCTACTTATCCCGATCATATTGCCAGAAGAATTGACGAGATGAAAGGACTTTCGGAAATGCAGGAACTGGATGATCTTTCAAATCATATTTCTCTCGCTACTGCAAAAACTTTTCAAATAATTGATCAAAAAAAAATTTTTCTAAATGAAACTCCGAAGGATGTAAAGGATACATTTTTACTTTTCAGGAATGGTGAGTTTTGA
- a CDS encoding DUF3526 domain-containing protein: protein MKTYLYKQFYRNKAYITALVFLLLAGLMAIYTGKNFLDRNQDVIAKSEQFQKESIAKNVKYHKDDLGLILYYVKFNLINETPKLAALNIGMRDLKPSIQGVTIRNLEEQRYNADFYNPANAAVGNFDFSFVLVFLFPLVIVAFCYNLISEEEESGRWKLLSVQSSHLGQLLDMKLFIRFAAISVIYLVLVVIAVIWISIPLGQAFFIFIISGWAYILFWFVLCRWIISFRKSSAQNALILLIVWVGMNFIIPMSSNLLIQKYYPVQESLKAVMQQREGYHNKWDEAKQPTMQKFYKAYPQFSSVKVEENDTFTWTWYYAMQHMGDLEASLSSEQYAEKMKKRNRAAEILGYLLPNIHTQLIESQLAVTDMDNQLAYSSALQKFHEEKRLSFYPLIFSSKNADAVNWNLQNVKHFKGRENISLLNTFLPYAILIMILIILSQNKFRKLC from the coding sequence ATGAAGACGTATTTATATAAACAGTTTTATCGTAACAAAGCGTATATCACGGCATTGGTTTTTCTGCTGTTGGCGGGCTTAATGGCTATTTATACCGGAAAAAATTTTCTGGACAGAAATCAGGATGTTATTGCTAAAAGTGAGCAGTTTCAAAAGGAAAGTATTGCTAAAAACGTAAAATACCACAAGGATGATTTAGGTTTGATTTTGTATTATGTAAAATTTAATCTCATCAATGAAACGCCTAAGCTTGCTGCACTGAATATCGGAATGCGCGATCTGAAGCCGTCAATTCAGGGTGTTACCATCAGGAATTTGGAAGAACAGCGATATAATGCTGATTTCTATAATCCGGCGAATGCGGCAGTCGGCAATTTTGATTTCAGTTTCGTGTTGGTTTTTCTGTTTCCTCTAGTTATTGTAGCTTTTTGTTATAATCTGATCTCGGAAGAAGAGGAGAGTGGACGATGGAAACTGCTTTCGGTGCAAAGCAGTCATTTGGGTCAACTTTTGGATATGAAATTGTTCATCCGTTTTGCGGCAATAAGTGTGATTTATTTAGTATTGGTTGTAATAGCAGTAATTTGGATATCGATTCCTTTGGGTCAGGCTTTTTTCATTTTTATTATTTCGGGATGGGCTTATATTCTTTTTTGGTTTGTGTTGTGCCGATGGATTATTTCCTTCCGAAAATCATCTGCTCAGAATGCGTTGATTCTACTGATTGTTTGGGTCGGAATGAATTTTATTATTCCGATGAGCAGCAATCTGCTGATTCAAAAATATTATCCTGTTCAGGAATCTTTAAAAGCTGTCATGCAGCAGAGAGAAGGCTATCATAATAAATGGGATGAAGCGAAGCAGCCGACCATGCAGAAATTCTATAAAGCCTATCCACAGTTCAGTAGTGTTAAGGTGGAGGAGAATGATACTTTCACATGGACCTGGTATTATGCGATGCAACATATGGGAGACCTGGAAGCCTCATTATCATCAGAACAGTATGCCGAGAAAATGAAAAAACGAAATCGAGCGGCAGAAATATTGGGTTATTTGCTTCCAAATATTCATACGCAACTTATTGAAAGTCAATTAGCAGTAACGGATATGGATAATCAACTGGCGTATAGTTCAGCCTTACAGAAATTTCATGAGGAAAAGCGACTGTCTTTTTATCCGCTTATTTTCTCCAGTAAAAATGCAGATGCTGTCAACTGGAATCTACAGAATGTAAAACATTTTAAAGGTAGAGAGAATATTTCACTTTTGAATACCTTTTTACCTTATGCAATTCTTATCATGATCCTAATCATTCTTTCACAAAATAAATTCAGAAAATTATGCTAA
- a CDS encoding TolC family protein: MKRLNHRNIILGIAAFSLVSCAVPKVTELKKSKELPEHIVNKENASENSDFQQINLKEYFKDEQLLALFDKVVRENPDFQIAQQRVDIANSFLQRSKMDLLPSLEIGATASGDRYGKYTMDGVGNYDTNLSQNITEDQKINRDFTPNYWLGARSSWEVDAWGKLKNKKLAAQKKYLASAEGLRLLQVELFTDIANLYYQLVTLDNRLAIYQKNYNLQQRAFEIVLAQREVGKATELAVQQFKAQNNNWLAEIEHIKVEIVTVEQAITTLTGSYGGEIKRGNVLMPTNMEILNKNINVEKVIHSRPDVASNYYVLEASQADAKAARAAFYPKIDLGASFGLNSFSAGTFFNPSSLAGQLLGGLMVPVFNKGQLKYEFNVASKEQEIAFLTYQKSVTTAFNELQSILKQTKIYERVLQLKSEEVGFLDRGVEVSNDLYVTGYANYFELINSQKSKLQAELDLLQFRHQNTRNNVLLFKALGGKLD, translated from the coding sequence ATGAAAAGGTTAAATCATAGGAATATCATATTGGGAATCGCAGCTTTCAGTTTAGTTTCATGTGCGGTTCCAAAAGTTACGGAATTAAAGAAATCAAAAGAATTACCTGAACATATTGTTAATAAAGAAAATGCTTCCGAAAATTCAGATTTTCAGCAGATTAATTTAAAAGAATATTTTAAAGATGAACAGTTGCTGGCTCTTTTTGATAAAGTAGTTCGTGAAAATCCGGATTTTCAAATCGCACAGCAGCGTGTGGATATTGCCAATAGTTTTCTGCAACGTTCCAAGATGGATTTGCTACCGTCTTTAGAGATCGGAGCTACAGCTTCAGGCGACCGTTACGGAAAATATACGATGGATGGAGTGGGAAATTACGATACCAATCTTTCACAAAATATTACAGAAGATCAGAAAATCAACCGTGATTTTACCCCTAATTACTGGTTGGGAGCAAGAAGCAGCTGGGAAGTCGATGCCTGGGGAAAGCTGAAAAATAAAAAGCTTGCCGCTCAAAAAAAATATCTGGCTTCGGCAGAAGGTTTGAGGCTTTTACAGGTTGAATTATTCACCGATATTGCCAATTTGTATTATCAATTGGTGACTTTAGATAACCGATTGGCTATTTATCAGAAAAACTATAATCTTCAGCAGAGAGCTTTCGAGATTGTTTTGGCTCAAAGAGAAGTCGGGAAAGCAACAGAGTTGGCGGTTCAGCAGTTTAAAGCTCAGAATAACAACTGGCTTGCAGAAATTGAACATATTAAGGTTGAAATTGTCACGGTAGAACAGGCGATAACGACCTTAACGGGAAGTTATGGCGGCGAAATCAAGCGCGGAAACGTCCTGATGCCCACCAACATGGAAATTTTAAATAAAAACATCAATGTTGAAAAGGTGATTCATTCCAGACCGGATGTGGCATCCAATTATTATGTTTTGGAAGCTTCTCAGGCAGATGCAAAAGCGGCAAGAGCGGCATTTTATCCGAAGATCGATCTAGGGGCAAGTTTTGGTCTGAATTCATTTTCTGCAGGAACATTCTTCAATCCGAGTTCGCTTGCCGGGCAATTATTGGGAGGTTTAATGGTTCCGGTTTTTAATAAAGGCCAGTTGAAATATGAATTCAATGTGGCAAGTAAAGAGCAGGAAATTGCTTTTTTAACTTATCAGAAAAGTGTAACTACAGCATTCAATGAACTTCAGTCGATTTTAAAGCAGACGAAAATCTATGAAAGGGTTTTACAATTAAAATCTGAAGAAGTTGGCTTTCTCGACCGTGGTGTTGAGGTTTCCAATGATTTGTATGTAACGGGTTATGCCAATTATTTTGAGTTGATCAATTCCCAGAAGAGCAAGCTGCAGGCAGAATTGGATCTGCTGCAGTTCAGACATCAGAATACAAGAAATAATGTTCTGCTGTTTAAAGCGTTGGGCGGGAAGTTAGATTAA